One Lycium barbarum isolate Lr01 chromosome 5, ASM1917538v2, whole genome shotgun sequence genomic window carries:
- the LOC132641160 gene encoding GDSL esterase/lipase At3g26430-like → MVKFTEMLILLLCLVPTQVLCLSSCNFPAIFNFGDSNSDTGGLSAAFGQAPYPHGETFFHAPAGRFSDGRLVIDFIAEGLDLPYLSAFLDSIGSNFSHGANFATAGSTIRPQNTTMTQSGYSPISLDVQGVQFSDFHSRSQIIRQKSNMFGQLLPKEEDFSQGLYTFDIGQNDLTAGYKLNMSIEQVKAYVADLLSQLSNVIKKIYVKGGRSFWIHNTGPVGCLPSVMDHFPITAAQIDKYGCATPFNEVSKYFNLQLKKAVVQLRKELPLAAITYVDVYSVKYSLIGHAKKLGFENPFLACCGHGGKYNYNRFIRCGSKKVVNGKEIVIAESCKDPSVRVSWDGTHFTEAANKWIFDQIINGSFSDPPIPLNLACKKVNH, encoded by the exons ATGGTAAAATTCACAGAGATGTTGATACTACTATTGTGTCTAGTGCCAACCCAAGTACTATGTCTTAGCAGTTGCAATTTTCCAGCCATTTTCAACTTTGGTGACTCAAATTCAGATACAGGTGGTCTTTCAGCAGCATTTGGACAAGCTCCTTATCCACATGGTGAAACCTTCTTTCATGCCCCTGCTGGTCGCTTCTCCGATGGCCGTCTCGTCATTGATTTCATCG CTGAAGGCTTAGATTTGCCTTATCTTAGCGCGTTTCTTGATTCAATTGGTTCCAACTTCAGCCATGGAGCTAATTTTGCCACAGCTGGATCAACAATTAGACCTCAAAACACAACCATGACTCAGAGTGGATATAGTCCTATTTCACTTGATGTACAGGGTGTTCAGTTCTCAGATTTTCATTCAAGGTCCCAGATAATTCGCCAGAAAA GTAATATGTTTGGCCAATTGTTGCCGAAGGAGGAAGACTTTTCTCAAGGATTGTACACATTTGATATTGGCCAAAATGATCTCACTGCTGGCTACAAGCTCAATATGTCGATTGAGCAAGTAAAGGCTTATGTTGCTGATTTACTCTCTCAGTTATCCAATGTTATAAAG AAAATATATGTGAAAGGCGGAAGATCATTTTGGATTCACAACACTGGACCAGTAGGTTGCCTACCATCCGTTATGGACCATTTTCCTATCACAGCAGCCCAAATCGATAAGTATGGCTGTGCTACTCCTTTCAATGAAGTGTCAAAATACTTCAACCTTCAGTTGAAGAAAGCGGTTGTTCAGCTCAGGAAAGAACTTCCTTTAGCTGCAATCACTTATGTTGATGTCTATTCGGTTAAGTACTCGCTCATCGGTCATGCAAAGAAGCTAG GATTTGAGAACCCATTTCTAGCTTGTTGTGGTCATGGTGGGAAATACAACTACAACAGATTCATTAGATGTGGGAGTAAGAAAGTGGTGAATGGAAAGGAGATCGTGATCGCAGAGTCTTGCAAAGATCCATCAGTTCGAGTTAGTTGGGATGGAACTCATTTCACAGAAGCAGCTAATAAGTGGATATTTGATCAAATTATTAACGGCTCGTTCTCAGACCCTCCAATTCCTTTGAATTTGGCTTGCAAGAAAGTTAACCATTGA